One window of the Rhipicephalus sanguineus isolate Rsan-2018 chromosome 2, BIME_Rsan_1.4, whole genome shotgun sequence genome contains the following:
- the LOC119383389 gene encoding O-glucosyltransferase rumi homolog, with translation MISMMTRPFLVAYFVCIIISPHINVYVACDCPGQSAGGDDTCPISESQHEKHKYYYNERWSGYLQAINKSLDEYVPCEDDDNGQKCSCHASVIDDDLSPWSKTGISSELVERSKPRGVLYQVVNHKLYRTKECMFPFRCLGVEHFILKIVDELPDVEFVLNTRDWPQAHKRIESLPVFSFSKTREYSDIMYPAWTFWAGGPAISLYPTGIGRWDLQRDIINKAANGAWTWEKKKALGFFRGSRTSSERDPLILLSRSKPNLVDAQYTKNQAWKSDQDTLGRPAAEEVRFEDHCKYKYLFNFRGVAASFRLKHLFLCKSLVLHVGDEWLEFFYPQLKPWVHYVPVSVDLNEVEELLEFAKENDEVVREIAERGYDFIWKHLRMEDVQCYWRRLLNKYASLLRYKVVRDKSLVRITAKS, from the exons ATGATCAGTATGATGACGAGACCTTTTCTCGTCGCTTATTTCGTTTGCATTATAATTTCGCCGCACATAAACGTGTACGTAGCATGCGACTGCCCTGGGCAGAGCGCCGGCGGCGATGACACCTGTCCGATCTCTGAGAGTCAACACGAAAAACACAAGTACTACTACAATGAGCGCTGGTCGGGTTACTTGCAGGCCATAAACAAGAGCCTGGACGAGTACGTTCCCTGCGAAGACGACGACAACGGGCAGAAGTGTTCGTGTCACGCTTCAGTTATAGATGACGACCTTAGTCCGTGGTCTAAGACGGGCATTTCCTCCGAACTCGTCGAGCGCTCCAAACCCAGGGGCGTGCTTTACCAAGTCGTGAACCACAAACTGTACAGAACCAAAGAGTGCATGTTTCCCTTCCGTTGCCTCGGCGTGGAGCACTTCATCCTCAAGATTGTGGACGAGTTGCCTGACGTCGAGTTCGTGCTCAACACGCGAGACTGGCCGCAGGCGCACAAGCGCATCGAATCTTTACCGGTGTTCTCGTTTAGCAAGACGCGTGAGTACTCGGACATAATGTATCCGGCGTGGACCTTTTGGGCCGGCGGACCGGCCATCAGCCTTTATCCAACGGGTATCGGCCGCTGGGACCTACAACGAGACATCATCAACAAGGCTGCGAACGGAGCGTGGACTTGGGAAAA GAAAAAGGCTTTAGGATTTTTTCGGGGGTCGCGAACAAGCTCGGAGCGCGACCCATTGATCCTACTGTCACGGAGCAAGCCCAACCTCGTTGACGCGCAGTACACCAAGAACCAGGCCTGGAAGTCAGACCAGGACACCTTGGGGCGGCCTGCGGCTGAGGAGGTGCGCTTTGAAGATCACTGCAAGTACAAGTACCTCTTCAACTTCCGCGGAGTTGCTGCGAGTTTCCGGCTCAAACATCTCTTCCTGTGCAAGTCGCTCGTCCTTCACGTTGGTGACGAGTGGCTCGAGTTCTTCTACCCGCAGCTAAAGCCCTGGGTCCACTATGTGCCTGTATCCGTGGATCTCAACGAGGTCGAAGAGCTACTGGAGTTTGCGAAGGAAAACGACGAAGTGGTGCGTGAAATAGCTGAGCGAGGCTACGATTTCATTTGGAAACACCTGAGAATGGAAGATGTACAATGCTACTGGCGCAGGCTGCTAAACAAATATGCAAGTCTGCTACGGTACAAGGTTGTTAGAGACAAGTCTCTCGTAAGAATCACAGCAAAAAGTTAG